GGCAATGAATCCCAAGGCTGATAATGCATGGCAATATCTAAGAATATCTTTAAGGTATCATCCTGAAGTAGAGAATATGTCTTCTAATCATGCGAACTAGTTCCACTTACATAtatccatttttcattttcattgttGCAGCTGTGTCTCGCGGAATGATATGGTGGAAGCTTGTGATTCCAGGAATCTTGAGATTTTACAGAAGGAGTTTCCTCTATGAATAGAATATGATTCCGAATTTTTAAGTAGGATGGGTATCATGACTAACTGAAACAGGGGCAAAATGTTACTgtcaaaaatcaattcaaaaagcTGTAGATGCTGATGTACCCTTGACAGGTTGCAGCTAGGGCCATGCTGGTAGATGGTATCTGGGGGGAACAAATAatgttttgtatattttatttatgtctcaACACCATGAAGTATGTAATTTTGTTAAACGGGGTATGGGATGGTTGATAGCGAAAGATAATGTTTGTTAGGTGGGAGGAGAGCAGGAAAAGCAATTACGGACTAGTGATTAGCTGCAATAAGCTACTTTGTCTCTCACTTAAATGTAATTGCTGATTGTTGAAAATGGTACGGAACGACGAACAACTGGTCTGCCAAGTGCAATTTGCATCATCTTTGACTTGATTCAGCATCTTCACATCCACCTTACTTGGGTTAGGGGATTAAAAACTGCATAACCAAAATCACAGAAATACTATCTGCTGCCGTAACGGTTATGGACGCATTGCAGTTTATTTTTTGTAGTCTTTTGGATTGAAAATATGTGGAGAAAATTCAAGCAAAATCAAAGCGTTCCGTATGAGGTGATCATTCAAAAAATCAAGATGGGTATGTGATCAGGGATTAAATCACCTTGTTTTCAATATCTcaacaaattttggaaaaagaatTCGTTCGTAATAACACTGATCTCGATGGAAAGATGAAAGCTTATTTGATTGGTCAGTAATAAGTTTTTATGGTCTAAACTGAAATCATGGATCCAAGATTAATATATTTTTGGTAAGGACACTCCTTTATTTGACACACCCTTTACCATGTACATACCTTTCAAATCATCCTGTAAAAGTTGACATGAGATATGTATTTGTATCAAGAAAAAGCAGGttgggactgaattgaataaaatgaaaaatataaagggtaaattacacataaaagtcttattttttaaaaatttatcgaaatgggcccggtattttattatttaccggaatgggccatttttctcgaaatcgcgtccacgccagcgcgatgtcaggggacgtgtcagcaaatTGCGTCCACGTCAGTGCAATTACTTACGTGacaacaaatcgcgtccacgtaagcGCGATTTGCTGATGTGGAAGCAATAATTCATGAACAGTGTGTTTTTTagcttgaaaaattttgaaaggccataacttttggctcggttgtccgattgagacgattttttttatttcgaataacttttcgagatctacgcgctgacaaacGGCCGAAGGCGGTTTGCCGCAGTTTTCGTTAAAAAAGATCTTTTTTTgcctctaaattttgattttttcggtttaaaattgaattttgaaacattcaaatcattattttctttatttatttgaagtaaacaccggattttttttacagaatttttgtattattttttttgatttgaCACGTGAATGGAATAGGTCCGATAACTCattagaacgtaagtaatataattaagataataacagtatttttataatatgtccATTAATTAGTTTAActtagttggttaagatgcttgctcttttcccttagtactttggttcaaatcttgttggtaataattttgaatcttttttgtacttgttgcatttatttttttaatcaattaactcttcaatattacattaatatatattatttgtacaATAGTATAGACGGATTGACAATTTGAGCTACAATATTATGAATATTACTACAATACATAATTTGAGCTACATATTACAGTAATACATTAATATGTATTATTAggggcaaaataccaaaaaaaagggggcaaattacacataaaagcactatttttttaaaatttaacaaaataggcccgatattttattatttaccggaatgggccccAAAATCGCGTGGACGTCAGCGCGATGccaggggacgtgtcagcaaatcgcgtggACGTCAGCGCGTTTTGCTGATATGTCAGAAAATCGCGTCCTTGTAGGcacgatttgtgtccacgtaagcaaagcgcgctgacgtggatgctatttgctgacacgtcccctgatatcgcgctgacgtggacgcgattttcgggaaaatgacccattccggtaaataataaaataccgggcctatttcgataaattttaaaaaaataggggtttttttagtattttgccctaattttttttaggtttattaaaaaaaatagctgTCTAAAAAAAACAGATACATGgcaaaataatatatgaaaaagaaaatatactacttttaattattgttttttcaataaatttacaATAACCGAAACATTTTTTATAAGAATATCTttagaaatattttaattaattgaactacttttaattattttttgcttAGTAAAAAACTGTTGTGGATTGGGTTATTGGGATTTTATCGTTTGGGCTTGTGTTCCGCGTAACTTTTGTAGTTTTCTGTGTTTTTTGGTCGGGCTATACTGGGCTTCTTTTAACCTTACTCCAAGCACTTGATAAGCTACCAGTAAATCTTACAGTTCTGCAGATGTGTAGCCTGTGAATCTTTTGCGTACTCATAGAAATGTTGAAATACAGAAGAAAGCAAGGAGTTTAGTTGATACATGGAAAAAAAGAGTTCAGGTTGAGTTGGATGCTAAATACGGTCCAAATCAGTCTGTTCCCTGGTCTGATCTTGCTAAATGTTGAATCAAGCACTATAGACCTTCTGAGGTTGCAGTGAAGAGTTCACTAACACAATTCTCTGCAACTAAAACTGGTTTTGTTAAGCTTGTTCAAGGAGGGACTGCTACCAAGTCTGCTTCTGCAATGCCGGTACCTATGAAGGCATCAACATTGCCTGCTTCAGCCAGAAGAAAGGCGCGAAATGCTACTATTGTTGGCACCTCTGATCCTCAAACAACCACAAGGGATGAGAAAATCAACAGTTCTAGTGAATCCCACAACAATACTCTGTCATGTTCAAGTGATCATGCGAAGATGGGGGAAATTCCAGTGAAGGAGGATGCAAGAAGTTCTGCAGCTGGTTCAGGAACTGTGACTAAGATCTCAGGTAGCTCATCACGGCACCGGAAATTCATTAATGGTTTGCCAGGGCCATTGGGGGTTCAAAGGGAAACCGGACGATGCAACAATTCTTCTTTGCACAGAAATTCTGCTCCTGGAAAAGTACCACAGTCCAGTTTAACATGTGAAAAGGCGGTGGATGCTCCTATTGCTGAGGGTAATGGTAATAAGTTCATTGTTAAAATCCCAAATCGAGGTAGAGGTCCAGCACAAAGTGTCAGTGGAGGATTTCTTGAAGATCAATTGGTTACAAACAGCAGAGCTTCTTCTCCTGTGCTTTCAGAGAAGCAGGAACAATTCAAACAAAACATGAAGGGGAAGAGTGGTACTTACCAGGAAAATGTTATGACTAATGTAAATAATGAATCCTGGCAGAGCAATGATGTAAAAGATCTGCTGACTGGGTCTGATGAGGGAGAGAGTTCACCCGCAGCTGTTCCTGATGAAGAATACCGTAGAACCGGAGAAGATCTTAAGAAAATAACCGAAGTCACAAAAGTTGCTTCCTCATCTTCTGGAAATGAAATTAAATCAAGGCAGATGCAGAGGGCTTCTTTGAAGTCCATAAATACTCTAATTGATAGTTTTGTTAAGTACACTAAAGCAAATGCATGCATGCCAGTTGCGGATGGTGCTGGAATGAATTTGCTTGCTTGTGTGGCTGCTGGAGAGATTCCTAAGTCGGATGTGGCTTCCGCAATTGATTCTCCACAAAGAAATGCCCCTGTTGTTGAGCACTCTTCCATGGGCAATGATACAACACAAGAACCTTCTGTTGGGTATGAGGTTGTTCAAGATCGAAACTTCTCTGTTGAATGTGTATATGATGAGCATCTGAAGCAGAGTGTTGTTGCTGGTAAATCATGGACTAAAAATGCAGATTGTTCCCTCTCAAGAAACATCTGGAGTGGAGCTGAATGAGCAGTTAACTTCATCAATTATTGATCTACCAAAGAACATCTGGAGAAAAAGGCTGGTGCTATTGATGATGATGGCAGGTTGGACACATTTGGGGCAAATGAAGATAAGGTTTCTGATCTGGATGTAAACCTTCAGAAAGAAGTGGTTGAAGGATCTTCATTGCACCCTCCATGCCATGGAAGTTGATGTTGAGAGCAAAACAGATGTCACTGAAGGTATGGACAGAGGTTCACATACTCCTGAGAAGTCACCAGCTATTGTTGGACATTCTACCAACGGAACAGATAAAAAAGCATCGCCTACCAGTTCTAATGATATGATGGAAACTTGTAATGTAGTAAAGGCCGAGAAGGATGTTGAGGCTGATGTTCGTAGTCAAGTCAGTGACAAAGAGAAGCGAAAACCTGATTGGGAAAGTAATGCTTCTTCCCTTATTGATGTCTTAATTAAACTTGAAGTACTTActatttaactttttatttatttataattaaaataggtAACTAAATTGTATCTGTTGTGGTTCAGTGGTCCCTGCCCAGAAAGTTGAGCATATGGAGGAAAATTTAGAAGGTAGTGAGTGTCCTGAACCACACTGTGGACTGTCTCCTTGTGAGGCATCCATATTAATAGAAACAGAACAACCTATTTGGCTTGGTGTAGAGGAGCGTACATCAACCACTGCAGATACTCCTGCTACATGTGCAGATGCAAAAGTAAAACTTGCTACATGTACATTCCCTTTTATATTGTCAGAACTCttttactaaattaagaaaaatggaagtttggacttgatataaaaaaattaaaacatgaaaaaatatgtgatttaaaatttaaattatggaCACAAAATTTCATGTAATTATATAAAACCGATCATAATATGGATACAGAAATggtaaaatgtaaatttaatgaTGTGAGATGAATGTCGTGCAgctgaaaattttgaatatgaacacaataaaaatatatgatatgAATACTTAAATATGTCAAACAAAAACTCAAACATGACACGGACCTACAAATTGCAGAAGGTAAATTTCATCTTCAGAGATCACTGTAATAAGCTTAAATTTGAAAAAGGATATGAACACCAAGAACCAAAAACTATCTAAAGCAAAACATCAACACCCTCAACAaatcaaaacttatataaatcCAGTTATTAACATGAATACCTCAAACGCAATTATGAAACAAAAACACAACACGATCATAATAccttaaaacacaattataacaaAAACAAATCACGACCTTAAATAGCATGAAAAGTTGGAGAGAAATGGATGACAAGGATGTATACAAAATGAACATCTTTTATAAGATCCAATACAAATTTGTCATCACACAGGtttaaaagaaagtgaaaaaaaaaaaaaaagctgatCATTTCATCCAATTTTAAACATTTGAGAAAGGTATAGGTTTTCTGTCTGGCCATGATTCTATTTTCTCAAAGCACTTGACAGGTACCACCCCATCAAAACCCTCAGTCAATATCACTTTGTTGTCTGAAATGTAAAGCTTCATGCCTTCTGCAGTCATCAAGAAAACAAGCGAAGACAACTTAAGAACCGTAGTTTGGCAAGAACAGATCAATATATGTTCGGCCACAACTCtaaagaaaagtgagaaagatGACTTGCAGTTATTGATTTGGTTCATAGAATCATCACCGGACTGAAACTTGAAAGAAGCAAGCATGCTTACCTTCCAAAGCTTTTCTAACATCAAGATAGATCAAAACGTTAACATCTCGTCTCATACCTGAAGAGGGTAAAAGAAACAAATCATCATAAGCCCTCTACAGCTTTTAGATTCACTAAAACTCAATTTATGCCGATTAGTGCTTGTCATTTCCCATTATCGCTTAAAATTCACGTTATATATCGGCATCTTAGTAATCCCCTTTCATAATCTTTAGCATGAATCCTATGGTGAAATGCAGATAACAAGCATAATAACACCCCTAAGCAGTTTGTCACGTATACAATGCTGGCATATTAAAAATAGAGAGTAAAATGAAGAAGTTCGTATGTCACAGTTCAGAGGACCAGTAACGAGAAATTTCATGATATCTCACCACTTATCACTTCACCGTCAGTCGGCAAGCCACTTGAGAAGTGAACATGCAATCTTTTCATGCGCTTCAAACCCGACTCCAAAATTGATTCCAAATTCCTCTTATAGGTTCCATGTACGCAAACTATCATCTCAGGGAAAATCAAGAGGATTATGCAAAATAAAAGGCATAAAGAAAGTCCATAAATCTAAGAGACATGATGTTCTTACATTGCACTTCATCAGCTGAAAGGATTTGTTTCAATAATCTTTCGGACTCAACTGTCTGCCAACGTGACATACAATATCTTCCTTAGAAGTGCATAGACATAAATAAAGATGCTCAAAACAACAGCTAAAAATAATCTAAGGTGAAAATTCAGAtaaagcatgaagaaattgataaatttttaagaaaGATTCATCACCATGACAGTGTGGCCTTGGTTTGCACGTATCAGAAGCTCCCCATTTTCCTCAACAAGGCTAAACCGTTGCTTATTATCTTTTCTGACAGCCTACAATCAATAAACATAAAAACCATGAAATTTCTTTTGGCTGCAAAACGAACATTTTCCTTCTCATGATTGTTTATACACCAACATTTTGGAGACCAAGAATCTAAATTACTACTGGTAACAGCTCAAAGATCACTTATAAGTGAACGACAAATAGTATTTAAAGAAGccattttcatcaattttaactACAAAAGTTGCATACTGCAATGATAGAAAATTTCAATCAAAATAGGAAAGGATTCTCAAGATTAAACAGTGAACAAAGACAAGAAATGATGTTacaaattctacctctttgaTATCATCAACAGTTTGTGACCTTAAAGGGATATTAGCAAATGTTCTCATATTCAGCTTCAGCAAATCTTCAACTTTGACATAACCATCACTTCGCATATTCAAATTCAGTTCAGTAGCCATATGTCGCAAAATTCGTGTCCTAAAAGagattaaaccaaaaaaaaaaaaaaacactaatgaataaaatcaatttaatcatatataaaataaataaataaaaagaattgataGAATGTTTTAATTTCCAACGCTGCTTACAAGAGTCGACCAAGAGCATCAATTTTGTCCTTGCTGCCGCCACGGCCTCCGGAGCTTTCTCGATCATATTTCATATCTTGACCTCTGCCTCCACTGCCAAATCCACCAAAAAGAATAAGagaaaaatttattcaaaatgaataaaaattagattattgATATGAATTTGcgcttaaatttgaaaattaccTTCTATTTGAATGAgcgaaagaagaaaaagaggacaTAGTGTTATTGAGGACTGTGTTCTCCAGGAGATGTAGAGCAGGGAACCTGGAAAGTTGAGTGGGGATAGTTGGACGACGCGTAACACAACAGCGTAAAATTCGAATGCTACCGTTAGTGAGACTAAACCACATATAGGGTAGTTAGATGGTATGCCAAGCTTGAAGATGGGTAACAATAGCGGCAGGAAACCAGTATACGGTGCGCTACGCTCGCGAGCAATGGTCTTTTTGCTACACGTGGCTCTTCCCACAATCTTTTCTGGTTAATACAGTGTTccataaaaatgttaaaaagtatTTTTCCCTTTTgggtaattttcccaattttctttAGGTTTATAGACTTTAAGCGCAATAGAGATGTTGATGCatcaattatattaatatattttatcttaaaattGTACTTATTcatatttgcaaaaaaaattaatccaaatcattttaaattcacccatattaattttacattattttaatttaatatttaataatttatatattttttgtttattaattttttatataattataaaattatattaatatttagattaaaattcgtgttataaattatataatatataaaataacataatataaaatattatagatttAAAATCAAACTAGGTCAAATCGGAGCTTTGAATGTTTAAACACAAGCTCTGCCCGTATCCTAAATGATCTAATATTTCTATCCAAACTCTCAACCCGGAAACCCAAATACGAAAATCGTAACCCTAAACCTGAAACCAAAACCCAAACCGGGATATTCGTAGAATGGGATATAACAGAAAAAATCTACTTGTGTTTTACAAATCTACTTTTTCATTAAGATTCTTTACGACAAAACAGAAAAAATCCAAAGAATGAtaatcaaaaaacataaaaagccGAACTGAGATATTCAAAGAATGGGATATACCCAAGCAGTGATATAACTGGATGAGATAACACCAAACAAGGATATCACAGGAATAGGATATCCCTTGGAGGAATAAGTATGATAGGTAGCCCGGTCCAGACaagaaaaaaaacctaaaccAACCACTAAAACACTTAAACCGGAAGCTAAAAATTGTGAACCggaataaaaaaaatgcaagatATCCTGGGAATAACTTATTCCGAGACGGTATATGACAGGGATAAAGCCGGAGcagaataagaaagaaaattaacTACAGCAAGAGTTAAAAATCTGTACCGGATAGAAAATTCTTTACGACAAAACAGAAAAATCCAAAGCATGATGTCCAAATAAAATTAGTTTGATGGCAACAGTAACATTTATGGTAATTAAAACATGACTACTATTGTGTTGGGGAAATTAACAGACACAGAAGGAAAAAAGACGTTAGAAAAAAATGGAATCGGAGAGAATAAAGTGGAAATCGGAGTACTTCCATGACCAAGCTAACAAGTTCGGTATCAAAATTGAGTTTTGGAACTACTCTATATTCAAAGTAATTAAATAGTCAAGGCATTGGCATCCAGAAAATAAGATTTCTGGAATTCAAATGAGTTCAGTTTTCAGtttataaaaagaaagaaactgtTATTTATGTTTACAAATTAAGTCTCAGACATCTTACCCAGAAAgaaattaatgctaattaaactTTATATAACAAGAGGAAAGAGAGTTTAATTATATTCATACCTGAAATCAATTTCCGATGATGTAGGGGgtttcaaaaattacaaaaaatagaaACAGCAAAAAAAGCCCGAAATTTGGTTACCCGAAACTAAAAAATTTGAGGAAAAAATTGAAAGGAtatcgagagagagagagagagagagagagagagagagagagagagagagagagagagagagaataaatGGGAGAGCTATAGATTGAAGAAAACACAGGAAAAAAGGCTGAGAGAAGAAAAAACAAGAGAGAAGGAAATTATTTATAAAGAAGGGAAAAAGAGTAGCTAAAAAAGGAGAAAGGAACGTtagaaataaaggaaaaatagGACAGAATATGGGAATAAGCTGGTCATTTATTGCCAACTGGTTAGTTTAATTTATggtaatatttatgaaaaaaacgAGAAGAGAAAATTCCCAGTACAATTTCAGATTTTTTGCTTCCCATTAAGTAATTGACAgacttttttttattgttgatttCTAAAACTGAAAACCAAAAGccataaaataaaccaaaaaatacAAGTACAAAAGCATAGTTCTTAAAAGAGAGAACGGAAAAGACAATGTTGAAGAAAAGATTCATACCTGATGAAGCAAGGGATTCCAAAATCCCAAAAACAGAAACAGTAGAGAAAATCACAATATAGTGTCTTTGAATTCTTCTTTCGGGCCTAAAAAATATAAGAGGTAAAATTTGAAATGAGACAGACATAACAAAGGAgagaataaaagggaaaaaaaggaaaatgaggaGAGAATAAACTATGAAAACATGCTCAGTATCACAAGCCACAGGAACTAAGCAGAAACCCGAAAACCATGACCATTATCACAGCCCAAAAAAACAGGACAACTATCACAAGTCGCAAAAAACCAATGGCCACATAGGCCCAGAACAAAAAGAACACGAACCGATCCAAAAACCACGAAACAGTCCCATCTAAACAAACCACCCCAAAACAGAGATGAAAAGGCAAAAAGACAAATGTGGAATTCAAAGCATAAATTCACCAGAGCTCAGAGTACAGAAAACCATCCCCAGGAATTTCCACATTAAAGAGCTTATCATTTCTAGGGGCTCTACTGCAATTGATAGGAATAGGAGAGCTTTTCCTTGTAGCTTTCGAATGTGTTCCATCAGCAAAAGGAGATCGGCatttttggggaagatgatgaagaGGGAGGGGAAGATGGCCGTTTGGTTAAAGGAGTAGAGCTATACTTCAAAAGGGGTCGGGAGTAATCCTGCTCCAGATTGAAAAGTCCTACAATTAACCCCTCTAAAATATCTAGATGGTTGTGATGACCCAAATCTTGCAGGCCCATGTGGCTTCACCCTGCTACGGTACTGATTCCTTTGCTGCGCTACCACAACAAGAGTCTCCATACTTTTTCCTTAAATTTGATGATAAAAAGCCAGAGATTCAACAACACAGTTCGGTCCTATTACAACCCAACAAAGAAAACAAACCAAATCCTTCTAAAATCCCCTAAATCCTTGTTACAGATCACTGAAATTTAATAAAGGACACAACTTTGAGGCCAAATCATGCCCAGAACAACATCGTAAATTTCTCCACCAAATAATGGATATGATTATAGATCAACATGACATGTAACATATAAAAGGGGTAAACTTGTATGAAGGAATAAAATGAAAATCTTTTGAttgcaaaaaaagaaaagggggtGGAATGAGGGTGTTGGTGGGTTTGGATAGTAGGAATGAAACCTTCAATCTCATTTCTTTGCAAATGGGAAAAGACTAACTAGTCAGAAAAACAAATGAGAAGAAAATCAGACCTACCAAAGCTCAACTAAAATGTCATTTCAAATGCTAAACAATAGAGGATATCAAAGAAAAAGAATTCTTTAACATTCAGCAGTTCATCAGATAAAGGCGAAAAGACGATACTGTTACCACTCGGTTACAGTCATTAACAGAAAAgtcccaaaaaagaaaaacaaagattgTCACAGGAGCTTCATGCACTGAAGGCTAAGAGCATACCAATCCTGGAGTCCTTGAAGGGTCCATCATCCGTGTTGCTTGTCCCTGTGGTGGATGGCTAAGAGTGAGAAAAGATCAAATCCTATATGGTTCATGAAAAGTTGAGAACATGAAGAAGTTTTCCTATGCCATAATAGGTGAATCTTTACATATTATCAAGATACAAGTATGCTAATGAACAAGTTAAAAGATTTTATCTTGTAACATGCAGAACAGACTTCTCAAGACAGACCTTACAACCATGCATTGGCATCTATTGTGTGGTGTAGTCTAAATGGATTAAGTTGGATTTCCAGTGGTCTTATCTGAAACTTCAAGACCGTCCACCTATTGCTAGTTGGTTTTTGGTGGGAAGCATAACATCATATGGCTGAGAGCTTATAGTATAGTGTTTATTGTCCTGTCCACTATAAGTTAATTGTTATTCATTTTTTGTTGCCCCACATTTTCTGGAAATTCTCATAAATCTGTTGTTATCGTGCCTAAACATGAGGGAGTATCGAGATGTATCCAAAATCAATTAGGTTTGGCATTTGTTATTGCCATATTACAATAGCCCATGCCAAAGAGGGTAGGAATTCAGATATTTCTTGCAGCATCATGGCACCTTAGCCAAAAATGCATGGTGCACCAAGTAAAACACTGAACCACCCATTGCCCCAGCTAGATACAACCTCAGCAAATATTCAGGTCCAAAGATTCTTCCAATCTGCACAATGCAAAGTAATGagcaaagaaattaaaatggtTGGTGATTAAAGGAGATAAATAAAGGAGCAAAGGACTAGGAAGAAAAACAATGCAGACAGAGcatacaaaaacacaaaaatcaaatGTAGCAATCTTGGCCGAACTTTCCTACTAGGTACTAACAGGTCAGGATGTAAGTGAAATTTCAACTTAGGAAGATTGAAGTGACAGGAAATCCTACCACTTACagagaattttttttccttttataattATGCAAGAAAGTTAAGTGACAACATTAATATAATAGCTTCATTTGGATGAGAATTTCAAAAACAGATTATTAACTTGAAAGCTTCCAAAGCTTGGTTATTCAAAGTGATTTCATATACAAACTtgcaaattaaatttattaacagATTATTAAATTGTGACATGCGTTGTTATGTTTAAAATTTCAGCATTTGAACCAATATTTCTATTAGAAATAACAATTTAACTCCTTcaaaaaaaagtaaactaaattttacttaaaaaatgctCAAGGacctttttgaaaaaatatataaatattagggttGGGGGTTGGGTGTTAAATTTTCTATCGGTGTTAACTTTTCCTCTTCCGTTGCctgcaaaatatataaaaaaatatgaaaataattcaaaatatatatgattCATAGAACACAAGAACCTAACACTAAGCCAAGAGGTTATTAGCTAGCATTTTTCAAAGGTTAATAAGTCTGATGACGATATTTTCAAGAGAATGAACTACGTACCGACAGCATAGAGTCTGGAGCCTCAAGAGGTCCGATATTTGGCTACTGAACAAGGTGCAAGATTGGTTGTAGCCAAAGCTTGAAAAGAGATACCAGGACCCCACCGAAAGTTGGAAAGCATAGTCTTAGTTATATAGCAAAGGGGAAATGTGATACACCTCTACTAAGTCTTTGCTTCAAAGTTTGATGACTCTTGCAGGTCCAACATACACAAGGACAATATGTTGTAGTCTTGTACCATAATTGGGTTTCAATATAATTAGCAACTTCAACCAAAAGGTATGTATTTAGGCTACAACTTTTCAGTTTTTCAAGGTTCTTCTCATGGATCGACTGCCCTCTCTCTCCTCCTATCCCTAGTTGCCATTTTCTGGCCATATCTCTCCAATATATCAGCCAAATCAAATAACCCCACTTCCCTTAATTTCTTGCCAACCTCCTCAAACATCATTACACCTTCCTCATTTGAGTAGTAATGTAAAAATTTATTGTAATCAAATCTAGGCACTTCCATTCCTCTTTTCATTGTTCTCTCCAC
The genomic region above belongs to Gossypium hirsutum isolate 1008001.06 chromosome D05, Gossypium_hirsutum_v2.1, whole genome shotgun sequence and contains:
- the LOC107944117 gene encoding tRNA 2'-phosphotransferase 1 isoform X3; translated protein: MHFWLSHPPQGQATRMMDPSRTPGLARKKNSKTLYCDFLYCFCFWDFGIPCFIRFPALHLLENTVLNNTMSSFSSFAHSNRSGGRGQDMKYDRESSGGRGGSKDKIDALGRLLTRILRHMATELNLNMRSDGYVKVEDLLKLNMRTFANIPLRSQTVDDIKEAVRKDNKQRFSLVEENGELLIRANQGHTVMTVESERLLKQILSADEVQFCVHGTYKRNLESILESGLKRMKRLHVHFSSGLPTDGEVISGMRRDVNVLIYLDVRKALEEGMKLYISDNKVILTEGFDGVVPVKCFEKIESWPDRKPIPFSNV
- the LOC107944117 gene encoding tRNA 2'-phosphotransferase 1 isoform X1; protein product: MLSIGRIFGPEYLLRLYLAGAMGGSVFYLVHHAFLAKGQATRMMDPSRTPGLARKKNSKTLYCDFLYCFCFWDFGIPCFIRFPALHLLENTVLNNTMSSFSSFAHSNRSGGRGQDMKYDRESSGGRGGSKDKIDALGRLLTRILRHMATELNLNMRSDGYVKVEDLLKLNMRTFANIPLRSQTVDDIKEAVRKDNKQRFSLVEENGELLIRANQGHTVMTVESERLLKQILSADEVQFCVHGTYKRNLESILESGLKRMKRLHVHFSSGLPTDGEVISGMRRDVNVLIYLDVRKALEEGMKLYISDNKVILTEGFDGVVPVKCFEKIESWPDRKPIPFSNV
- the LOC107944117 gene encoding tRNA 2'-phosphotransferase 1 isoform X4; its protein translation is MPMHGCKGQATRMMDPSRTPGLARKKNSKTLYCDFLYCFCFWDFGIPCFIRFPALHLLENTVLNNTMSSFSSFAHSNRSGGRGQDMKYDRESSGGRGGSKDKIDALGRLLTRILRHMATELNLNMRSDGYVKVEDLLKLNMRTFANIPLRSQTVDDIKEAVRKDNKQRFSLVEENGELLIRANQGHTVMTVESERLLKQILSADEVQFCVHGTYKRNLESILESGLKRMKRLHVHFSSGLPTDGEVISGMRRDVNVLIYLDVRKALEEGMKLYISDNKVILTEGFDGVVPVKCFEKIESWPDRKPIPFSNV
- the LOC107944117 gene encoding tRNA 2'-phosphotransferase 1 isoform X6; protein product: MSSFSSFAHSNRSGGRGQDMKYDRESSGGRGGSKDKIDALGRLLTRILRHMATELNLNMRSDGYVKVEDLLKLNMRTFANIPLRSQTVDDIKEAVRKDNKQRFSLVEENGELLIRANQGHTVMTVESERLLKQILSADEVQFCVHGTYKRNLESILESGLKRMKRLHVHFSSGLPTDGEVISGMRRDVNVLIYLDVRKALEEGMKLYISDNKVILTEGFDGVVPVKCFEKIESWPDRKPIPFSNV
- the LOC107944117 gene encoding tRNA 2'-phosphotransferase 1 isoform X5 translates to MWFSLTNGSIRILRCCVTRRPTIPTQLSRFPALHLLENTVLNNTMSSFSSFAHSNRSGGRGQDMKYDRESSGGRGGSKDKIDALGRLLTRILRHMATELNLNMRSDGYVKVEDLLKLNMRTFANIPLRSQTVDDIKEAVRKDNKQRFSLVEENGELLIRANQGHTVMTVESERLLKQILSADEVQFCVHGTYKRNLESILESGLKRMKRLHVHFSSGLPTDGEVISGMRRDVNVLIYLDVRKALEEGMKLYISDNKVILTEGFDGVVPVKCFEKIESWPDRKPIPFSNV
- the LOC107944117 gene encoding tRNA 2'-phosphotransferase 1 isoform X2; amino-acid sequence: MGGSVFYLVHHAFLAKGQATRMMDPSRTPGLARKKNSKTLYCDFLYCFCFWDFGIPCFIRFPALHLLENTVLNNTMSSFSSFAHSNRSGGRGQDMKYDRESSGGRGGSKDKIDALGRLLTRILRHMATELNLNMRSDGYVKVEDLLKLNMRTFANIPLRSQTVDDIKEAVRKDNKQRFSLVEENGELLIRANQGHTVMTVESERLLKQILSADEVQFCVHGTYKRNLESILESGLKRMKRLHVHFSSGLPTDGEVISGMRRDVNVLIYLDVRKALEEGMKLYISDNKVILTEGFDGVVPVKCFEKIESWPDRKPIPFSNV